From Watersipora subatra chromosome 2, tzWatSuba1.1, whole genome shotgun sequence, one genomic window encodes:
- the LOC137387699 gene encoding uncharacterized protein, giving the protein MNIPPDNDRNDLNRGPPDASVAGFLQNFLGQIIDANREWTDAKDLAFRFTVPLFSIAAVAMFNRYMESRDCLLREEERSLKLAKAKLEADKKAFQAERSLRLDRPLTNVIRELMAEGNKESYKAIKEINSLEVMIKDILKIKCSPTTSREQREPIEKALRAKIVSKGSPFDSYGNLKGQMLEDTMEILKKDVAHCDFPWPIGRGNNGELYKVYRENWILRVELEKHKHVLEHLKGLFRNA; this is encoded by the exons ATGAACATTCCTCCTGATAACGATCGCAATGATCTAAACCGAGGACCCCCTgatgcatctgtagctggattccTTCAAAACTTCCTTGGTCAAATCATAGATGCCAACAGAGAATGGACTGATGCTAAGGATTTGGCTTTCCGCTTCACTGTTCCTCTTTTCAGCATAGCCGCAGTCG CCATGTTCAATCGCTATATGGAGAGCAGGGATTGTCTTCTTCGTGAAGAAGAGCGCAGTCTTAAACTTGCCAAGGCTAAACTGGAAGCTGACAAGAAGGCCTTTCAAGCTGAAAGAT CGTTGCGGCTGGACAGGCCGCTAACGAATGTAATAAGGGAGCTGATGGCTGAGGGAAACAAGGAGTCTTACAAAGCAATCAAGGAGATCAACTCCCTCGAGGTGATGATTAAGGATATTTTGAAGATTAAGTGTAGTCCGACAACTTCAAGAGAACAGCGGGAGCCTATTGAGAAAGCCCTGCGCGCTAA AATAGTGTCGAAAGGATCTCCTTTCGATTCATATGGAAACTTGAAAGGACAGATGCTTGAGGACACAATGGAGATACTGAAGAAGGATGTGGCGCACTGTGACTTTCCTTGGCCGATTGGCAGAGGAAACAATGGTGAACTGTACAAGGTCTACCGTGAGAACTGGATCCTCCGTGTCGAACTTGAGAAACATAAACATGTCTTAGAGCATTTGAAGGGTCTGTTTAGAAATGCTTAA